The Thermoleophilia bacterium nucleotide sequence GTCGTCGGCCCCCAGTTGCTCCAACTCGGCAGCACTTCGTCCTCGTTCGAGGCAGCGACGCTCAAGATGTTGCTCGCGTTGTAGCCCGAGGGGTAGTGCGCTATGGCATCCGTGTTGAAACCCTCGTTACCCGCCGACGCCGTCCAGACGATGCCCGCCGTGCCGGCGGCGCGGATGGCATCTTGCATGAAGGGATCGTAGGGCACGTTGCCCTGCCCCCAGGAGGTGTTGATGGCGACGACGTTCACGCCGTGATTGACGCGTTGATCAATGATGTAGTACGCGCCTTCCAGGGCGCCGGCCGCCGTACCCACAAGTGCCGTCCCGTTCCACCCCAGACAGCGCACCGCCATCAGCCGCGTTGTCCAGTTGACACCGACGGCGCCGATGCCGTTGTTGCCCTGGGCGCCGATGATGCCGGCCACCCAGGTCCCGTGCGCTTGGCCGTCCATGGGATCGCCGTCGTTCGCGTAGACGTCGATGCCGTAGACGTCGTCGACGTAGCCGTTGCCGTCGTTGTCGATACCGTCGCCGGCGATCTCTCCGGGGTTGTGCCACATGTTGTTGACCAGATCGGGGTGCGTGTAGTCGATGCCGCTGTCGAGGACGGCAACGACGACACCGGCAGATCCGGTCTGTGTGTCCCAGGCCGACGGTGCCGCGGCACGGCGCAGCCCCCAGTTATCGAGGAGGTAGAAATCGTTCGGGTAGGTGGCCTCGGGCTCGAAGCTCACGTCGACGGAGACCCGCTGGACACCCTCGACCTGCTTCAAGGCGGCAGCGAGATCCTCGCCCGACCTAGCCCGAGAACGCAGCACGTAGAGATGGCTGCCGTCGCTCACGCCCCAGCGATCGATCTCATCCACGAGCGTAGCCTCAAGAGACGACGCAATTGCCGCCGCTTCGTCCCGGCTGACCCCCTTGGCGACCTCAACCAGGACCTGGCTGACGCCTGCGGCGGGAACGCTGCTCGCGGCCGCATGAGCACCCGCGGCGCCCAAGCTCAGCCAGAGCAGAGGAATCACGAAAAGGCTGCTCACAAGCACAAATGAGCTTCGTCGAATGGTTCGTACGTGCATCGCTCTCTCTCCCTGTACGCCAACAGCCACGAAACCAGATATCAGTGGCCAAAGGTTGCCCCGTACCGTCGAAGTTCCGCCATTAAAGCACGGACCGCACACAGCAAGTCCACCCCGCCCGTTCACCTATCCGCTGCGAGTATGCCGCGAGCGAGCCCCCATCAGCGACGCGGCCCGCTACTCGAGCATGCTTTGGGATCCGGGGCGGCGAGGATCACGGGGGACACGTTTGCAGAGATCCATGACGACCGTCGCTCCTGCACGATTCAAGGTATGCATGCCGCAGCTGTACCGGATCCACGCCGAGGTGAGCTCCGCGTGACGCTGGTCCCTGTACTCGTCCGGCGTGAGGCGGGCAACCTCAAACAGTGCGATGCCGTGTCCGTAGCCGCCGCTACCGTCCTGAGCGGGTCGGTACAGCCGGCCTCCATGGACGAACGGCACTCCGGCCGGCCGCGCAGCGGTGATGTCCGCGCGCAGCGGATTGAGCGTGTGTGGGCGCCAAACGCCCCGCACCGGATCGTCCGCACAGTAGACCATCAGCAGTTCCGCTGTGCGCACGCTTGCCGGCTTCTTCACGCTGGCGAACAACCACCACAGGCCATCCCAGAACACAATGCTGGCATCGACCAGGGCAACACCGTCGATGAGAGTTCGGCGGTACTCCCAACGGTCAGGGACCCTGAGGCACTCGTAGAGATCAAGTCGGCCGGAGGCGGCATTCTCCGGGATCATGAAGAGCCGACCGGCGTGCGCGAACACACACGGATACGAAAGGTGAGACTGCAACTCGAGCGCAACCACCTTGTCGCGTGGTGTGCCGTCCGGTTCGAGCGTGACGGCTGCGATGCGGCCCTTGCGACTAGCGTACTCGAACTCCTCAAAGAAGACATACTCACGGCCCTCGTATGCAATGACGAACGGATCCGCCCAGTAACAGTCTCTTGGCGGTTCGAGACAACGCAGAGCGCGCGGATCCGGCAGCAGTGTCTCCACCGGCTGCCGCCCTATCAGCAGTTGCCACTGATGGTCAGTCACCGCCTTGTCCACTTGACGACGAACGCCCTGAACAAAGAATCGGGCGGCGGCGGCATAGGACACACGACTCGGCGGAGGCGGTACGTCTGATCCGCTCAACGACGACCCGTTCCTGCGCCCTCGGACAGCAGTACCTCCTTGCCCGCCAGGCCAATTCGCCAGCAACTCGGTGAGAAGCTGGGAGGCAGACGCGGCGAGCGATTCTTCCGTGAGGATCGCCGAAGTTGGATGAGCAGGGCAGACACAGTCGAACCGGTCCCGCACAGCGGACGTTCCGGCTGGCGTTTGGAGCAGCCAGAAAGGGACAGTCTGCCGACCAGCGAGGATCGCAGAGCGCAGGTCACAGCCACGAGCATCGGCGCGCCGCAACGGCACGCCGCCGAGGATCCAAACAGCCGCGCCGCGTGCATCGGCGCCCTCGCGATGATGATCCTCGGCCCGTAGATCGAGCGCCAGGTCGGCGCGTGCGCGCGAAGAATGAACGCCGCTACGCTCGAGCGTTACAACGTCAACGTTATGTGCTCGCGCCCACGTGCGGATGTCCTCGCCGACGGTAAGCTGCCGGCGATGACCAAACAGGAGTTCGTCAAGCCTCGCATGCAGGCGATGAGCCGCATCTCGCAGAGCAGGCGACCCCTCGACCGGGAAGTCCTCGAGCGTGACGGAAGTAATCGCGGCAAGACCCCGCTGCATCACATCGTCCAGGAGCAGAGTCACCCAGCGAGGTACTTCTGGATCGGCGAGCAAGACTTCCAGTCGCGGAATCAACCTCGTGCCATCATCCACATCGCTCATCGTTCTCCGCGCCCGCGCGCGGCGGCCTCCACGTACAGGGCTGCGAACTCCTGAGCCATACGCGCAACCGTGAATGCCGTGGCTACACGAGCCCGCCCGGCAATTTCCATCGCTCGCGCACATCCTCGCGGTCGCGGAGGAACGTGACGAGCCCAGCGTAACCGCGTCTTCGGCGGGACGACGATCCCGGCATCGCCACCGAGCACCTCGCGGCATCCTCCACTATTGGCGCAGACCACGGAGACCACATGCCATGTACTTCCACGACGAATTGGGCACTTCCAGCAAGAACGGAGGGATCGCCACTAGCACTCCAACATCTGACCTACGAAGGTACCCCACCACCGCGCTCAATTGAAACTCGATCAGGCCGCCCGGACCAGATCTTCCGCCTCGTCGATGATCGATCGATCCGCGCCGGCACCAATCAGCACAAACCTCCAGCCATGGATCGACCGCGTGTAGCGCGCGAGCCGCACGCAACACCGTGCGGAAGTCTTTGGGCGGATCCATCCGAGCGGCCATGACGACCGTGAAGCGATCGTCGAGGTGTCGATGTGGATCTTCGGACGGCACGGTCGTCAGGCGCTCAGCTTCGAAGGCGTTGTAGATCACACGGCCCTTCTCTGAGCTCACGCGCCACGCGTTCAGCCCTGCCCTGCTGTTGGCGACCACAAGGGTCGCAAATCGCATGATGCCCCGCCGCGGCCGTCCGCGCTCATGCGGAATGGAGCCCATGCGGATGGACCCGTCGACCAGCGGTATCCCGAGCGCGAGACATGCCGGCACTGCAGCCGCCGAGGGCATCCAATGCCAGGAATGAACAACATGCGGCCGCCATGCGGCTATGCAGCGCCACAAATCCAGCGCCGGCGTGACGTCGACCCGAAACCGCCGCGGGCGAACGATCAGCGGCACGTTGGCGGCGCGCAACGGAGCTTCGTGCGGGCCCCCGTCCATCGCCCAGATGCGCACATCGAATTGGCTCGGAAGCGTGCGAGCAAGCAGCGAGAGTTGCCGCTCCAGACCGCCATTCGCCAAGCTATTCGTAACGAGAAGCACCCGCATCGGTGCCTGCTCGCGACCGCGACCCATCGGCAAGTCACGCCCCTCGCCCGTCATTTGTGCTGCCTCCACGAGACGGATCAGGTGGTACTGGACTTCTCGCCGCTGATGCCGGCTCTACTCCGCATAGTAGTAGGAGTAGCTGTCGCCAGACTTACCATACCGCGGCGTGTGACCGAGGAGTACAAGGCCGAGCTTGCGACATTGGATCTGCTCGAGCTGCGCGGCGGCCTCCTCCAAGACCGGCCGCTTCGCTTGAGCGAGGTCGACCAAGAATACGAGGCCGTCGACAACGCGCGCGATCGACGCCGGGTCACCAACCGCCAGGATTGACGGCGCATCAACAATCACGAGATCGAAGTCCCGCTCAAGCTGCCTGATCAGCTCCGCGAAGCTACGCGAAGCGACGACCTCGGCAGGGTTCGGCGGCGCGGGCCCGCTCGTCAGGACGTAGAGCGGTACACCCTCGTCCGTCGATACTCCCATCCTGGCGGCCCTGTGCGTATCTGGTGCAAGCACACCGAAAGGTCTGGTACGCAACGCTTGCTTCAGGCTCGTCTTCCCTGTCAACACTGTCGAAACGCCGAGAGCATTCGGCAGCTTCATGTATGTGTGCACCTGAGGACGTCGAAGGTCGGCATCCACGAGCACGACGCGGACCCCTGTGGCCGCGATCGAGAGCGCCAGGTTGCAGATGGTCAGAGTCTTGCCCTCGTGCTGCAAAGCACTGGTCAGAACGAATGACTTAAGATCGCCATCGATGTTCGCGTACTCGAGGTTTCCGCGCAGTTTGCGTATGGACTCCGCCGCGGGATCATGCCCGCCGGCCAAGACCAGCAACGGCTGCTCCTGGATTGCCCGCGATGACAGCCTCCGCACTTTGCCGAGCACGGGCAGCCCGAAGATCTCCGCCACCTGCGCAGAGCTCCGCACCCGCGTATCGAGTTGCTCAAGCAGAATTGCCAGGCCGATTCCCAGTACCAGACCACCGGCCAACGCGAGACCACCTGTCTTCGCTGGTTGCGGGGAGACGGGCTCGCTCGGCGGACTCGCGGGAATCAGAACCCGGAAGTTTCCCGTCGCCGTGTCTTCGCGAATCTGCAGGTCGTGAAGTCGCTGCAAGAGAGTGGCGTACTCCGATGATTCTCTTTCGGCCGACGTATTGAAGGTGTCGAGCTTGGACTGGATAACATCCTCGGCCTCGCGAATCTGTTCTCGTTCCTGCTCCTTGCGATAGGCGACGAAGGCATCGGCGTAGGCTTCGGCGACGGTCGCCGCTACCTTCGGGTCTGGTCCGATCGCCGAGATCACCACCGTCGATGGCTCGGAACTTCCGCTCGCCGTGCCCGGCACTGCAGACACGCTGTACGCCGTTACATCAACGTCTTCTCCGATCTCGTCGCGCGCGCGCTGAATGAGATCAGGGCTGGCTATCACCGCGGCGACACTGCCGAGCTCGACTTCACGCTGCGTTGGATCGATGTACGCGCTCACAGACAGAGGATCGGAGACATCGATCGAGATCTCGTAAATGAGCGTCGTGGACGCCTCATACATCGGCGTCCTGCTCAGCGAGTAGGCCATGGCGAGAACGAAGAGAATGACGACCGTCGCAATGACTACCCACCGCCGGCGAACGACGACGCGGACGTAATCGCGTAGCGATGCTTCGTTCGTGTCGTTCTCGTCATACGCCACAGTCGCCTCCCAGGCGTTTAGTCACACAAACACATGTATCGGCAGCGCACCCCTCCACCCCGAGGTGCGCAGCCCACCCCTCAGCTGAGATCCTCCCTGAGCAGCGAGAGCAACACCGCATCCCGGTGATGCCCGTCTCGCATCACACGCCGACGCAAGACGCCTTCACGCCGAAACCCGCAACTTTCAGCCAAAGCAATGGCGTGCTCGTTCTCCGCCAGCGTAAGGCACTCAAGACGCTCCAGCGTCGTGCTGGAGAATATCCAGCGCACGAACATGGCCAGCGCCTCAGCCATGAGTCCTCTTCCACGCGCTTCAGGGATCAGCCACAGGCCGATGCTCGCCCGACCATAGTTCCAATCGATGCGGTGAACCTCCAGCATGCCGCACACGCGATCGGCTGCTGCTTCGACGACCGCGAGCACGAGACCTTCTCCGGACGATCGTTGATTCTCCTGGCTTTGAATCCAACGACGTGCCTCGTCAGGCGTTGCCAGCATGCGCCAGTTCGCCCAGTAACGAAGGTCGGACGCACTGTCGATTGCCACGAGTTCGGCAGCGTCGTCCGCGTCGAAACGACGCAGAAGCACACGATCTCCCCGCAACGAGCGGTCGAGCCGAGGAAGCGGAGGACGCTTGGCGCCTTCTCGCACCACACGCCAGCCCAGTCTTGCCAGGCCGGCGTTCGTCGCCCGCAAACATCGCCGGCCTGCCGCCTCGACTGCGGTCGCCATCTCGTGCACAGCCAAACAGCAGCCTGCTGCTTCCCGACGGCTCATCGGCGAGCGCCTCCGAAGAGCGCCCTCGGCGAGCAGCGGAACATCCAAGACGGAGAGTGGCGGGCGAGCATCCTGACTCCCAGTGTAGCATCCACGGCGACCTCACGGACCGATCTCACGAACCAGCCGTCCGACCCGCAACCGCCTGCCTCCCCCCATCCGGTCCGCTCGACAAGACGGGCAAAGACGCCTGCGCATTCGCTCGGATATCCGCCGCCTCTCGGCGGCGAAGAGAACGATCGGCATCTACCAGCAGCGCTACCGGTATCGCAAAGAGCACGATGTTCTCGATGGCATCGAAGTTCGTATTGAAGAGACAGAACGCCAAGTAGAAGGCAAGGTACGACAACATGACCGCGCTCAATCGACTTGCGTGACGGTTCTTCCAGCCCAGCCTGGCAGCGGCCACTATAAGGGCGAAGACGAGCCCGGCTGAGACCACGCCCTGCTTGTCGAGAGCCTGGAAGACGAAATTGTGTGGCTCAAAGGCTTCGTCTCCGAGATCGACCAAGTAGTACGTACGGTTCCACGTGTAGTCGCCGAGCGGGTGCACCCTGATGAAGTCCCATGCGAGCCGCGAACGCTCCACACGGTCTTGCGCCGTGGAATCAGATTGCGCATTGAACATCGTGCGCAGCGAATAACTGGCGGCCTCACGCAGAACCGGCGACACCGAACTGAGAGCGATACCGACCACGATGCTCGCCACCGCGACGACGACGATTCTCTTCGCGGAACGACGGGAGGCCAAGAACTGAACGGCCAGCGCAAACAGAAGCGCCACGTACCCGGCCCGGTGATTCACGATGATGATGCCGACAACACCTGCAAGCGAGAGAGCGTAGGCTCGTAGACCGCGCCGCTCCAGAAACAGACCGGTGAGCGCCAACCAGCCGAACACGAGGACCGAACCACCCCAGAGGATACGGAGCCTGTACTCGGTACCCTCCCAGTAGCCCTGAGGGCCGTCCGTCGCGTAGCGATAGAGAGCGAACACAAGGAGCAGGACCGCGGCGGCATTCACGAAGCCGACCAATTGGCGAGGAGGCACATAGCGCAGCCCAACGAAGACGAAGAAAGGAATGAGGACCATCCCGATTCGTCCCTCAAGACTCGTCACCGCGTCGCCCACGGAGATGCCGTAGATAATCACGGCGATAGGCACGACGACCAGTACCTGGTACAGAACGTACGCAGCATTCAGACGAAGCACGAGGCGATCTGCATTGGGAGGCGGCACTGGTCTCTTGAGCCCGATGGAGTAGAGCAACAGACCCACACAGGCCGCAAGGAGTACATCGAAGATGTACACCGGGGCGGATCCCACCCAGATCAGCACCACGTGCGTGAGAACAGGTTCCGTTGCGATAGCGATTGCTGAGAACGCGACCAGGCAGACCACAAGCGCCCGCACGACGTACCTCACGAGCGATCCTCCAGGCGTCAGTGAACTCTAGTAGCGCATGATGTCATGCTGTGACAGTCGGCAAAAGCGACGCATTCATGATAGACCGGGGACGTAGCCGTCACGCCGAGTCTGACATGCCTACTCGATCGAGTTCGGCGCGGTCACGTTGCCGCTGCTCCCGCCCCCTATGGCAAACAGTGTTGCCGCTCTCGGCACTCGCAGCGTGTTGCCGACGATCGTGTTGTCGCGAGCCTGCTCGAGTTCGAAGATGGTACGCCCCACATCGGCGACCACGGTGTTGCCCGTGAACTTGTTGCCGGCCCCTTTGAGGTAGAAGTACGCCACCTCAGGGTACTGAATCGCACCGGTATCGCGCGTGAGATCAAACAGATTGTCGCGAATGATGGTCTTAGGTGCGACAAACGACATGTCGCCGTGGCCCATCTTGAACGTGTTGTTGGAAGCACGGTAGACCGTGTTGCCCTCGATCACCACGTCGCGTGGGCTCTCCACACATATCGTGTAACCCCAGCGAGAATCCTCGGCAAGACCACCGCCCTTGAGCACGCTGTCGCGTATGAGAGCAGGTCCGCTCGCCCGCACTTGCGTGCCCGAGATTGGCATGTCCGCGAGATCGACGCAGAATTCGTCGGTCGCCTCGAAGACGCAGTCCACAATCCTGAGATTGGACCACCCATGCACCACCGGCCCGCGCGACGAATCTGTGAAGGCCTCCAACCCCGCTCGCGGCGAGCCGCTGCGCACGCCGTTCGAGACGCCGATGTGGCAGCCCTTGAAGGTGACATCAGTCACATGCGATCCACCCGCAGCGCCCACCTCGAAGACCGAGATGTTGTTGAAGTCACGCGAGTGCTGCGCATCCTCGACGCCCAGATTGCACTCCACTTTGCAGTCGCTGAAGGTGATGCGCGCGCAGTCATTGCCCATTCCGTATCCGAGCATGATCACCGCGCAATCCGCACTCTCGCCGCCGCCGCCACGAAACCGACAACGAGCGAACGTGGAGTCATGAGCACCGGGGGAGAGGCGAAACGACTTACCCTCGGTGCCGATCTTGAGATCAAGTAGGGTGACGTGACTGCCAGCCTTGACGGCCCCATGCAGCCAACTACGCTCCATCCCCGAACCAATCACGCGTACCCCATCCGGGATAGCGAGAGATGACAGGCGATACTCGCCCGCCGGCACACGCACCGTACCCCCGCTTCGCTGGGCCGCAACCTGCAGGGCCTTGCGAAATGCGCGCGTGTCATCGTGTCGCCCATCCCCCACAGCCCCGAAGTCCTTCACACTGACGGTGAACAGCACTACCTTGCTGGGACTCGCGCCGCAGGCGATCGACGGCATGGCACCGGCAAGCAACAGAACACAGGCCAACACGCCGATCAACCGCGTGTTCGTGTGCGCCTCGAACGGCAACAGAAGATCCTCGCTTCCCGGCCCTTACGAAGCAGCCCGCTGCGGAGAGTAGCTTTCAAGTAACCACACCGCACTCGGCTACCACAACCATCGTAAGGCCTTGTTCGCGCGGATTCCAGGAGAGCCCGGCAAGCGACAGATGGGCCCCGGGCCACGCGCGAAGCAAGGCGCCGGGGCCCTGACGGTCCCGCGAAGTGAACTCGAGACGCTCTAACTGGTCACGTCGTTCGGCGTAGTGACGTTGCCAGAGCAGCCGTCATCCAACTGGAAAAGCCGCGTTGCAGACGGCACTCGAAGCGCATTGCCCGTGATCACGTTGTCACGTGCTTGCTGCAGTTCGAAGACAATGCCCAGGGTGCCGCTCGAAATCGTGTTGCCGGTGAACTGATTACCGCCGCCCTTCACGTAGAGCGCCGGCGAGCCCAGCGGGATTCCCCAGTTTGTCGTTAGGTCAAAGGTGTTGTTGCGCACTACCACCGCCGGATTGACGGTGCTCATGTCGCCACAACCCATCTTGAACGTGTTGTTGGCGGCACGATAAATCGTGTTGCCCTCAATCACCACACCCTTGGGGCTCTCTACGCAGATGGTGTAGTTCCAGCCGCCCTTGAGTGTGTTACCGCGGATCAGCGCTGGCCCACTCGCACGCGTACTGCTACCGGACAGCGTGCAGTCGGCAAGGTCGATGTTGTACCAGTCTGACGGCTCAAATACGCAGTTCACGACACTCAGATTGCTCCAGCCGTGCGTAACCGTGCCGTTGCTGTCCCACGTATACGCTTCCAGATCCATGCGCGGGCAACCCGAACGCACGCCATTGGAGACACCGACTTGGCAACTGTCGAACGTTACGTTGTTCACGTGAGCGCCACCAGCAGCGCCGTTCTCAGTGATACGGATGTTATTGAAATCGTTAGAGAACGAGGCGTTCTCGACACCGAGATTGCACTCGATGAGACATCCTCTGAACGTGATGCCGTCGCAACTCGACGTTCCATCACCGAGCGTGATGACCGGCGCGTTGCTGCCGGTGCCACCGCCGCCACGAAAACGAACGCCCTCAAACAGCGTGTTCGCGGCGCCGGCTGCGTTACGCACAGAGTACCCTGCGTCACCGAGCTTGATGTCCCGCACGACGACGTTCGAGCCGTAGTAGATCTTGGCCTTGAGCCAGCTCGCATCCATCCCCGCGCCTTGCAGCGTTACTCCATTTGGGATCGTGATCGCGTTCGCAGACGCCCAGGTACCAGCCGGAATGGTGATCGTCGTGCCAGCCTGTGCGCTCGTGATCTGCGAGTAGA carries:
- a CDS encoding glycosyltransferase, which gives rise to MTGEGRDLPMGRGREQAPMRVLLVTNSLANGGLERQLSLLARTLPSQFDVRIWAMDGGPHEAPLRAANVPLIVRPRRFRVDVTPALDLWRCIAAWRPHVVHSWHWMPSAAAVPACLALGIPLVDGSIRMGSIPHERGRPRRGIMRFATLVVANSRAGLNAWRVSSEKGRVIYNAFEAERLTTVPSEDPHRHLDDRFTVVMAARMDPPKDFRTVLRAARALHAVDPWLEVCADWCRRGSIDHRRGGRSGPGGLIEFQLSAVVGYLRRSDVGVLVAIPPFLLEVPNSSWKYMACGLRGLRQ
- a CDS encoding Wzz/FepE/Etk N-terminal domain-containing protein, translated to MAYDENDTNEASLRDYVRVVVRRRWVVIATVVILFVLAMAYSLSRTPMYEASTTLIYEISIDVSDPLSVSAYIDPTQREVELGSVAAVIASPDLIQRARDEIGEDVDVTAYSVSAVPGTASGSSEPSTVVISAIGPDPKVAATVAEAYADAFVAYRKEQEREQIREAEDVIQSKLDTFNTSAERESSEYATLLQRLHDLQIREDTATGNFRVLIPASPPSEPVSPQPAKTGGLALAGGLVLGIGLAILLEQLDTRVRSSAQVAEIFGLPVLGKVRRLSSRAIQEQPLLVLAGGHDPAAESIRKLRGNLEYANIDGDLKSFVLTSALQHEGKTLTICNLALSIAATGVRVVLVDADLRRPQVHTYMKLPNALGVSTVLTGKTSLKQALRTRPFGVLAPDTHRAARMGVSTDEGVPLYVLTSGPAPPNPAEVVASRSFAELIRQLERDFDLVIVDAPSILAVGDPASIARVVDGLVFLVDLAQAKRPVLEEAAAQLEQIQCRKLGLVLLGHTPRYGKSGDSYSYYYAE
- a CDS encoding GNAT family protein produces the protein MSRREAAGCCLAVHEMATAVEAAGRRCLRATNAGLARLGWRVVREGAKRPPLPRLDRSLRGDRVLLRRFDADDAAELVAIDSASDLRYWANWRMLATPDEARRWIQSQENQRSSGEGLVLAVVEAAADRVCGMLEVHRIDWNYGRASIGLWLIPEARGRGLMAEALAMFVRWIFSSTTLERLECLTLAENEHAIALAESCGFRREGVLRRRVMRDGHHRDAVLLSLLREDLS
- a CDS encoding O-antigen ligase family protein gives rise to the protein MRYVVRALVVCLVAFSAIAIATEPVLTHVVLIWVGSAPVYIFDVLLAACVGLLLYSIGLKRPVPPPNADRLVLRLNAAYVLYQVLVVVPIAVIIYGISVGDAVTSLEGRIGMVLIPFFVFVGLRYVPPRQLVGFVNAAAVLLLVFALYRYATDGPQGYWEGTEYRLRILWGGSVLVFGWLALTGLFLERRGLRAYALSLAGVVGIIIVNHRAGYVALLFALAVQFLASRRSAKRIVVVAVASIVVGIALSSVSPVLREAASYSLRTMFNAQSDSTAQDRVERSRLAWDFIRVHPLGDYTWNRTYYLVDLGDEAFEPHNFVFQALDKQGVVSAGLVFALIVAAARLGWKNRHASRLSAVMLSYLAFYLAFCLFNTNFDAIENIVLFAIPVALLVDADRSLRRREAADIRANAQASLPVLSSGPDGGRQAVAGRTAGS
- a CDS encoding glycosyl hydrolase family 28-related protein — encoded protein: MPFEAHTNTRLIGVLACVLLLAGAMPSIACGASPSKVVLFTVSVKDFGAVGDGRHDDTRAFRKALQVAAQRSGGTVRVPAGEYRLSSLAIPDGVRVIGSGMERSWLHGAVKAGSHVTLLDLKIGTEGKSFRLSPGAHDSTFARCRFRGGGGESADCAVIMLGYGMGNDCARITFSDCKVECNLGVEDAQHSRDFNNISVFEVGAAGGSHVTDVTFKGCHIGVSNGVRSGSPRAGLEAFTDSSRGPVVHGWSNLRIVDCVFEATDEFCVDLADMPISGTQVRASGPALIRDSVLKGGGLAEDSRWGYTICVESPRDVVIEGNTVYRASNNTFKMGHGDMSFVAPKTIIRDNLFDLTRDTGAIQYPEVAYFYLKGAGNKFTGNTVVADVGRTIFELEQARDNTIVGNTLRVPRAATLFAIGGGSSGNVTAPNSIE
- a CDS encoding discoidin domain-containing protein yields the protein MTRKLSLSFGLASALVIAAVVLSLLVVSPAHAAASSKSLRYRIIKHARSYDVVRGHKRTLVVYKSQHFAKVHGVPTFRVIERDKKYIVLRKVPLSAARPAPTPSGDLLSVALPSSASSSLSGTSAASGNDGRLGSRWAASSADYPQWWTVDLGAKADLSGIQIKWYEANRAYKYVLETSDDGAVFEPAVDRSTNRVKGTTTDAMTSTARFVRVRVVGASSSAVPASVYEVSVYGAVAPTPTPAPSATSTPTPTPTPTVTPTPTPTPTPTPTATATPTPTPTPTPTPTVTPTPTPTPTPTPTVTPTPTPTPTPTPTATATPTPTPTPTPTLSAEQLYSQITSAQAGTTITIPAGTWASANAITIPNGVTLQGAGMDASWLKAKIYYGSNVVVRDIKLGDAGYSVRNAAGAANTLFEGVRFRGGGGTGSNAPVITLGDGTSSCDGITFRGCLIECNLGVENASFSNDFNNIRITENGAAGGAHVNNVTFDSCQVGVSNGVRSGCPRMDLEAYTWDSNGTVTHGWSNLSVVNCVFEPSDWYNIDLADCTLSGSSTRASGPALIRGNTLKGGWNYTICVESPKGVVIEGNTIYRAANNTFKMGCGDMSTVNPAVVVRNNTFDLTTNWGIPLGSPALYVKGGGNQFTGNTISSGTLGIVFELQQARDNVITGNALRVPSATRLFQLDDGCSGNVTTPNDVTS